A window of the Xiashengella succiniciproducens genome harbors these coding sequences:
- a CDS encoding alpha/beta hydrolase, whose product MKRIIVLPVLLMFMAQFAWSGQVLDKAPEGFDIFNPDIPAGKVELVSYFSTTVDTVRQVRIYTPPGYSKEVSYPVLYLLHGIGGDESEWYNNGVPHIIFDNLIAQGKMEPMIVVLPNGRAKKNDRAEGNIYGPEMTQAFANFEKDLINDLIPFVEKEYSVIKDRESRAIAGLSMGGGQSLNFGLGNLEVFSWVGGFSSAPNTKVPEQLVPDPAKATDMLNLLYISCGDADNLISFSSRTHEYLEKNNVPHIYRVIPGGKHDFEVWKDDLYHYVQLIFKSRD is encoded by the coding sequence ATGAAAAGAATAATCGTATTACCTGTACTGCTGATGTTTATGGCTCAATTTGCATGGTCAGGACAAGTCCTTGATAAGGCTCCTGAGGGATTTGATATATTCAATCCGGACATACCTGCAGGAAAAGTTGAACTTGTAAGCTACTTTTCAACTACTGTTGATACTGTAAGACAAGTTAGAATATATACTCCTCCGGGATATTCAAAAGAAGTCAGCTACCCGGTATTGTATCTGCTTCATGGAATCGGAGGTGATGAGAGCGAATGGTACAACAATGGAGTACCTCATATTATTTTCGACAATCTGATAGCTCAGGGCAAGATGGAGCCCATGATTGTTGTATTGCCAAATGGACGTGCAAAGAAGAATGACCGTGCAGAAGGTAATATCTATGGTCCTGAAATGACGCAGGCCTTTGCAAACTTTGAAAAAGACCTGATTAATGATTTGATTCCCTTTGTAGAAAAAGAATATTCAGTTATAAAAGATCGTGAGAGTCGTGCTATAGCCGGTCTTTCAATGGGAGGCGGACAGTCACTCAACTTTGGACTGGGTAATCTTGAGGTCTTCTCTTGGGTAGGCGGATTTTCTTCTGCTCCCAATACCAAGGTTCCTGAGCAACTAGTGCCAGATCCGGCTAAAGCTACTGATATGCTTAACCTGCTTTATATATCCTGTGGAGATGCTGATAATCTTATCAGTTTTAGCAGCCGCACACACGAGTATCTTGAGAAAAATAACGTACCTCATATTTATAGAGTAATTCCAGGTGGAAAGCACGATTTCGAGGTATGGAAGGATGACCTGTATCATTATGTACAGCTTATTTTCAAAAGTCGTGATTAA
- a CDS encoding alpha/beta hydrolase codes for MKTAVSILAVGLAMLGSCLMTQAQVVEDFKPSELNQAGKEYPMVNSERRVRAQLLAPEATSVKLDIGGVKYDMVKDENGLWTGESDPQDEGFHYYQLNVDGASVPDPGTLFFYGASRWGSAVEVPAADAEIYALKNVPHGVVRQHLYYSKVSGTIRRCFVYTPPCYESNPDARYPVLYLQHGGGEDETGWASQGKANLILDNLIADGKAVPFIIVMDNGTWRPTGPMAPRREGEPWPPAGWADGFKNTLLQDIIPMIDSVYRTIPDNAHRAMAGLSMGGMQTRAITLGNSDVFGYVGMFSGGSISPADIEQNPEFKQNVKLLFIGYGSRELESGRYSMGGDPKTNTEQVNALGIKTSFYVSQDTAHEWQTWRRSFYQFAQQLFK; via the coding sequence ATGAAAACAGCAGTATCAATTCTAGCAGTCGGGCTTGCCATGTTAGGTTCCTGCTTAATGACCCAGGCTCAGGTGGTTGAAGATTTCAAGCCATCTGAATTAAATCAGGCTGGGAAAGAGTATCCAATGGTTAATTCTGAAAGACGAGTAAGAGCTCAACTTCTTGCTCCTGAGGCAACTAGCGTAAAGCTGGATATTGGCGGTGTGAAGTATGACATGGTGAAGGATGAAAATGGGCTATGGACTGGTGAATCAGATCCTCAGGACGAAGGTTTCCACTACTATCAGTTGAATGTTGACGGAGCTTCAGTTCCGGATCCCGGTACTTTGTTTTTCTACGGAGCTTCCCGTTGGGGAAGCGCAGTTGAAGTTCCTGCTGCTGATGCAGAGATCTATGCACTTAAGAATGTTCCCCATGGAGTTGTAAGACAGCATCTATACTATTCAAAAGTTAGCGGAACTATCAGACGTTGTTTTGTTTACACTCCTCCATGCTATGAAAGCAATCCCGATGCACGTTATCCTGTTCTCTACCTGCAACATGGTGGTGGTGAAGATGAAACTGGCTGGGCATCACAAGGTAAGGCTAACCTGATATTGGATAACCTTATTGCGGATGGTAAGGCTGTTCCTTTCATTATCGTAATGGACAACGGTACATGGAGACCTACTGGTCCCATGGCTCCCAGAAGGGAAGGCGAACCATGGCCTCCTGCAGGATGGGCTGATGGTTTTAAGAACACTCTTCTACAGGATATTATACCAATGATAGACTCTGTATATCGCACTATACCGGATAATGCACACAGAGCTATGGCTGGTCTTTCAATGGGTGGTATGCAAACCCGCGCCATTACCCTTGGTAATTCTGATGTCTTTGGTTATGTTGGTATGTTTAGCGGAGGTAGTATTTCCCCTGCAGATATTGAACAAAACCCTGAATTCAAGCAAAATGTTAAGCTTCTGTTTATCGGTTACGGTAGCAGGGAACTTGAAAGTGGAAGATACAGCATGGGGGGTGATCCAAAGACTAATACTGAACAGGTAAATGCTTTGGGTATCAAGACCAGCTTCTATGTATCTCAGGATACGGCTCACGAATGGCAGACCTGGAGAAGATCTTTCTATCAGTTTGCTCAGCAACTGTTCAAATAA
- a CDS encoding cellulase family glycosylhydrolase, protein MIRFSPILFLVILLFSIQPELKAWEGMATPRLKVEGRYLKDPHGNIINLHGFVQTYSPWFNEQGSKWNNYDVNACLTYNKGIIDKIMAAGWKVNFIRLHMDPYWSNAPGCQPDGHELPNCFDETRFRKYLDEVFVPMAEYAISKGLYVVMRPPGVCPEVIGVEDEYNYAAYLLKVWDIVSAHPKIKYREEIMFELANEPVRIRLADGSVGSNTQAHFDVLKEIFQPVVNKIRENGFQNVLWVPGSGYQAQYKGYAVNPIEGENIGYAIHVYPGWFGSADGYEVFKREWDEQITPVANFAPILVTEMDWAPAKYNSSWGKAITGTAGGDGFGANFKKIVDDTGNVGWLLFTDAHLLAQFKDEAPAPGQPYTFLTDPEACPWPVYHWFKEYAEEYEPKPEFEFIAMADNGNGTFSNPVIRGDFPAPAVVRKDGTFYLVSGNQDFQPTVTVLESSDLVNWTYSDVKADELPLDEVRWIDEDNPESGCLIETVAGEWWAIISEDSGVLGQLPILLPVEYSDGEFEVLTADRVADKIAKPRTAKSSPRYELQTNDNFRNWLLAPQWSLMSGSEESFSLLDRAGYLRLYPDVMLTQRVMLYTDSEGKAYAGARFETGGMKVGDFTGLALVGDEDNCIGIEAGESGKILVVYKDGARLELEPVESDEIYLRVEMTSYDHGVFYSSFDNRDYTHQADFDELLSTGSGLRYGLFYRSSAEAGGFADVDWFTTEPDFSEEMYYPAGFEQYSEESLTLTDLYIEEGDELIVQTKGTKKLKVIAVFADGSSKDVGSEAQYEVDDPALFSIYNGIIRSFYEGESSMTISFTGPLGGNREISTRLKASTFPLLEDYVNPNIWDEGSFDEETRTMITGQWGFGGWQYDGLDISDYKYLVVRLGGPNNANADFRLYDEPNYWSSPAVFAFDSNREVVVRLRYAKKDDGGAYLNPKTIYIAGFWSFGNIPFVIEDVFLTNSPEYDITEIRIDGATEREVPELTGFVYNLQDATSLVKEVKISGVVLSENIRIQAPAGYEIALTEDGEYVQTLQLIPTNGQVEETSIFIRIKASLTKGQVNGILDITSQGAYPRQISLKGLVEGSTSVRNPDAAAPVVVKEEYYNVYGQRLTDPSAYDGVVLLRQYRSDGSIITSKSMKKW, encoded by the coding sequence ATGATCCGATTTTCACCTATTTTGTTTTTAGTAATTCTGTTGTTTTCGATTCAGCCCGAACTAAAGGCCTGGGAAGGCATGGCCACACCTCGACTTAAGGTGGAAGGCAGATATCTGAAAGACCCACACGGTAATATTATCAATCTTCACGGTTTTGTACAGACCTATAGCCCTTGGTTTAACGAACAGGGGTCGAAATGGAATAACTATGATGTAAATGCCTGTTTGACTTATAATAAGGGGATCATAGACAAGATTATGGCTGCCGGTTGGAAGGTGAATTTCATCCGACTACACATGGACCCGTATTGGAGCAATGCCCCGGGGTGCCAGCCTGATGGACATGAGTTGCCCAACTGCTTTGATGAGACACGTTTCAGAAAGTACCTTGATGAAGTATTTGTCCCGATGGCTGAGTATGCCATCTCCAAGGGGCTATATGTTGTTATGCGTCCTCCGGGTGTTTGTCCCGAGGTTATTGGTGTTGAGGATGAATACAACTATGCAGCCTATCTGCTGAAGGTCTGGGATATAGTGTCAGCACATCCAAAGATTAAGTACAGAGAGGAGATTATGTTTGAACTTGCAAATGAGCCTGTAAGAATTCGTCTTGCTGACGGTAGTGTAGGTTCAAACACCCAGGCTCACTTCGATGTTTTGAAGGAAATCTTCCAGCCTGTAGTGAACAAGATTCGTGAAAACGGATTTCAGAATGTATTATGGGTACCCGGATCTGGTTATCAGGCCCAGTACAAGGGATATGCAGTAAACCCTATAGAGGGTGAAAATATAGGTTATGCTATTCACGTATATCCCGGCTGGTTTGGTAGTGCCGATGGCTATGAAGTGTTTAAGCGTGAATGGGATGAACAGATCACACCTGTTGCCAATTTTGCACCAATCCTTGTGACAGAGATGGACTGGGCACCTGCGAAGTATAACTCCTCATGGGGAAAGGCAATAACCGGAACAGCCGGTGGTGATGGTTTTGGTGCAAACTTCAAGAAGATTGTTGACGACACCGGCAATGTAGGCTGGCTTTTGTTTACTGATGCCCATCTGTTGGCACAGTTTAAGGATGAAGCACCTGCTCCCGGGCAACCCTATACCTTTCTGACGGATCCGGAAGCCTGTCCATGGCCGGTTTATCACTGGTTTAAGGAGTATGCCGAAGAGTATGAGCCCAAACCTGAGTTTGAGTTTATAGCCATGGCCGATAATGGTAATGGTACCTTTTCGAACCCCGTAATCAGAGGTGATTTTCCTGCTCCCGCTGTGGTTAGGAAGGATGGAACTTTCTACCTGGTTTCAGGTAATCAGGATTTTCAACCTACTGTTACCGTTCTGGAATCCAGCGATCTGGTAAACTGGACATATAGTGATGTAAAGGCTGATGAACTGCCTTTGGATGAGGTCAGATGGATTGATGAGGATAACCCGGAATCCGGTTGCCTGATTGAGACTGTTGCCGGTGAGTGGTGGGCTATCATAAGCGAGGATTCCGGAGTGCTGGGTCAACTACCCATATTATTGCCTGTAGAGTATAGTGATGGGGAGTTTGAAGTATTGACAGCTGACCGTGTGGCTGATAAGATTGCAAAACCCAGGACCGCAAAGTCTTCACCCCGATATGAATTGCAAACTAATGACAATTTTCGCAATTGGTTGTTGGCTCCACAATGGAGCCTGATGAGTGGTTCGGAAGAATCCTTCTCCTTGCTTGACAGAGCGGGTTACCTCAGACTTTATCCGGATGTAATGCTCACCCAAAGGGTGATGTTGTATACTGATTCAGAAGGGAAGGCATATGCAGGAGCCAGATTTGAAACTGGAGGTATGAAAGTTGGTGATTTTACCGGACTTGCCCTGGTAGGAGATGAAGACAACTGTATCGGTATTGAAGCAGGCGAAAGCGGCAAAATACTGGTTGTGTACAAAGATGGAGCTAGATTAGAACTTGAACCTGTAGAATCTGATGAGATATATCTGAGAGTCGAGATGACATCATATGATCATGGAGTGTTTTATTCAAGCTTTGACAACAGGGACTACACTCATCAGGCAGACTTTGATGAGCTACTGAGTACAGGTAGCGGATTGCGTTATGGACTCTTTTACAGGTCCTCTGCTGAGGCTGGTGGTTTTGCTGATGTTGACTGGTTTACTACTGAACCGGATTTCTCGGAAGAAATGTACTATCCAGCTGGCTTTGAACAGTACTCTGAAGAGTCGCTGACTTTGACAGACCTATATATTGAGGAGGGAGATGAACTTATTGTTCAAACTAAGGGAACTAAGAAACTAAAGGTTATTGCTGTCTTTGCGGATGGAAGCAGTAAAGATGTTGGAAGTGAGGCTCAATATGAGGTTGATGATCCTGCTTTGTTCAGCATTTATAATGGAATTATCAGAAGTTTTTATGAAGGAGAATCCTCAATGACTATCAGTTTCACTGGTCCGCTTGGTGGAAATAGGGAGATTTCCACAAGATTGAAGGCAAGTACTTTCCCTTTGCTTGAGGATTATGTAAATCCAAATATTTGGGATGAGGGAAGCTTCGATGAAGAGACCCGTACCATGATCACCGGTCAGTGGGGTTTTGGTGGATGGCAATATGACGGATTGGACATCTCTGATTACAAGTATCTGGTTGTTCGTCTTGGTGGTCCAAATAATGCAAATGCTGATTTCAGGTTATATGATGAGCCAAATTACTGGTCGTCACCTGCTGTTTTTGCCTTTGACAGCAATCGTGAAGTAGTGGTGAGGTTGAGATATGCCAAAAAGGATGACGGAGGAGCTTATCTAAATCCGAAAACCATCTACATTGCCGGTTTCTGGTCTTTTGGCAACATCCCCTTTGTGATAGAGGATGTTTTCCTGACAAATTCACCTGAGTATGACATAACTGAGATTAGAATTGATGGTGCCACAGAAAGAGAGGTGCCTGAGCTTACGGGTTTTGTATATAATCTTCAGGATGCTACGTCCCTAGTTAAGGAAGTAAAAATTTCTGGTGTTGTGTTGAGTGAGAATATCCGGATTCAGGCCCCTGCAGGTTATGAGATAGCTCTGACAGAGGATGGGGAATATGTTCAGACTTTACAACTGATACCAACAAATGGACAAGTTGAAGAGACCAGTATCTTTATCAGAATAAAGGCGAGTCTTACAAAGGGGCAGGTAAACGGAATACTGGATATCACTTCTCAGGGTGCATATCCAAGACAGATAAGCCTCAAAGGATTAGTTGAAGGATCGACTTCGGTAAGGAATCCAGATGCTGCTGCACCTGTGGTGGTCAAAGAAGAGTATTACAACGTCTATGGCCAGCGGCTTACTGATCCTTCTGCTTATGATGGAGTTGTCTTGTTGAGACAGTATAGGTCTGATGGAAGTATCATAACTTCCAAATCAATGAAAAAGTGGTAA
- a CDS encoding carboxylesterase/lipase family protein, producing the protein MKNLINTTIAAFLAAIVVSCNTLSPEQVKVREGILEGTIEDGLRVFKGVPFAAPPVGELRWKAPQPPVAWEGVREAKQFGPAPMQSGSPAEGKSEDCLYLNIWTPASSEKEKLPVLVWIYGGGFSFGSTGDPTYDGARLAKKGVVLVSVTYRVGQLGFLAHPQLSAESPSGTSGNYGLLDQIAGLQWIKDNIEAFGGDPDNVTIFGESAGGISVSMLCASPLAKGLFQKAISQSGGSFGPSRPTTYPGENMKVLQVAEQDGVDFMNQYGVSTIDELRKLDAEKLIPVRWEQPGGWPIVDGYVIPDDQFKLYEAGEYNDVSVLIGYNSDEGLSFPSGRTPEEFVEGVARRFGPYADSLLAVYPVAEDRIPRSARNLMRDAAFGWQTWSWARLQCKTGKAPVYYYYFDHHPEYPADSPMADAGSPHGMDVAFVFMNLNQESTERDVALAEIMAGYWTNFAKNGDPNGEGLPEWPAFDPENGRVMYLCPEPYVGQVPDEDALKVMDRYFEWRRSPEGAAWAQ; encoded by the coding sequence ATGAAGAATCTTATTAATACAACTATTGCAGCATTTCTTGCTGCAATAGTTGTCTCATGCAATACCCTTTCGCCTGAACAGGTTAAAGTCAGGGAAGGTATTCTTGAGGGAACTATTGAAGATGGTTTGAGAGTTTTCAAGGGTGTTCCTTTTGCAGCTCCTCCGGTTGGGGAACTGAGATGGAAGGCCCCGCAACCACCTGTGGCATGGGAAGGTGTAAGGGAAGCCAAGCAGTTTGGTCCTGCACCAATGCAGTCAGGTAGTCCTGCAGAAGGAAAAAGCGAAGACTGTCTTTACCTGAATATCTGGACTCCGGCAAGCTCGGAAAAAGAGAAGCTGCCCGTACTTGTATGGATTTATGGCGGAGGTTTCAGCTTTGGTTCTACAGGCGATCCTACCTATGATGGTGCCAGACTTGCAAAGAAGGGAGTAGTACTGGTAAGTGTTACATACAGAGTTGGACAATTGGGCTTCCTTGCTCATCCCCAACTAAGTGCTGAGAGTCCATCCGGTACCTCAGGCAACTACGGTCTGCTTGACCAGATTGCAGGACTTCAGTGGATCAAGGATAATATTGAGGCTTTTGGGGGAGATCCTGATAATGTAACAATCTTTGGTGAGTCTGCCGGAGGTATCTCTGTCAGCATGCTTTGTGCATCTCCTCTGGCCAAAGGCTTGTTTCAGAAAGCTATTTCACAGAGTGGTGGTTCTTTCGGTCCATCGAGACCTACAACCTATCCCGGAGAGAATATGAAGGTACTCCAGGTGGCAGAACAGGACGGAGTGGATTTTATGAACCAGTATGGGGTTTCAACAATCGATGAACTTAGAAAGCTGGATGCAGAAAAGCTAATTCCTGTGAGATGGGAACAACCAGGAGGATGGCCCATTGTAGATGGTTATGTAATTCCTGACGATCAGTTTAAACTATATGAAGCTGGTGAGTATAATGATGTATCTGTATTAATAGGATACAACTCTGACGAAGGTCTTAGTTTCCCCTCAGGACGCACTCCGGAAGAGTTTGTTGAGGGAGTAGCCAGGAGGTTTGGCCCCTATGCTGATTCCCTACTTGCGGTTTATCCCGTTGCTGAAGACAGAATTCCACGTTCTGCTCGCAATCTGATGAGAGATGCTGCATTTGGATGGCAAACATGGAGCTGGGCCCGACTGCAATGCAAGACAGGTAAAGCGCCAGTTTACTATTATTATTTCGACCACCATCCTGAATATCCTGCTGACTCTCCAATGGCTGATGCCGGTAGTCCGCACGGTATGGATGTGGCCTTTGTATTTATGAACCTGAATCAGGAATCTACGGAAAGGGATGTAGCACTTGCCGAAATAATGGCTGGCTATTGGACCAACTTTGCTAAGAATGGTGATCCCAATGGAGAGGGCCTTCCTGAATGGCCTGCATTTGATCCTGAAAATGGCAGGGTAATGTACCTGTGTCCTGAACCCTATGTAGGTCAGGTACCTGATGAGGATGCCCTGAAAGTAATGGATAGATACTTTGAATGGAGACGTTCTCCTGAAGGTGCTGCCTGGGCTCAATAG
- the xyl3A gene encoding xylan 1,4-beta-xylosidase, whose product MRLKTVLFILLALPIWVSGQQYPFQDPSLSSEDRAKDLISRLTVEEKAALLCDQSDAIPRLGIKKFNWWSEALHGYANNDSVTVFPQPIGMAASFNDELVYRIFDAVSDEGRAKYHQAMRRGEQNRRFLSLSVWTPNVNIFRDPRWGRGQETYGEDPYLMTRMGLQVVKGLQGPEDAKYRKLLACAKHYSVHSGPEWSRHELNVTDVSPREFYETYMPAFKALVQEGDVRQVMCAYQRLEDEPCCSNIRLLQRILRDEWGFKYLVVTDCGAITDFYTTHNVSSDRIHAAARGLLAGADLECIWDNYSYKDLPKALEMDLITEEDMDRSLMRVLVGRFDLGDFDPDSIVPWAQIPESVLNSEKHKKLAYEMAQQTMTLLHNRNNILPLSKNIKKVAVIGPNAADEKMLWGNYNGTPIETISILEGILTKVDKNQVYYEKGVDLVDDKVTISYFGQLSFEGKPGFKATYWNHPDFEGEPVAVQQIVNPLKQTAAGQHEFAPGVKLFGFSAVYETEFIPSVTEEIVFKGGATGLFELIVNGEKMESYVNWRTLTSRIPLKVEKGKTYRIEIRFAQRENWVANIEFDLGREENVDYSALVERLKGINTVIFVGGLSGMLEGEEMPVSYPGFKGGDRTDIELPAVQRNCLKALKAAGKKIIFVNCTGSAITLEPELASCEAILQAWYPGEMGGLAVADVLFGDYNPGGKLPVSFYRSSDNLGDIEDYSMKGRTYRYTNDALFPFGYGLSYTKFEIGKAQVGKTEISKDETLNFTIPVKNAGKRSGTEIVQVYIRKIGDIDGPLKTLKAFQRVEIGAGKTANVAISLDPSAFEFYSWDERAMTVAPGEYEVLYGNNSVDKDLKSFVVSVK is encoded by the coding sequence ATGAGACTAAAGACTGTTTTGTTTATCTTGTTGGCATTACCTATATGGGTCAGTGGCCAGCAATATCCGTTTCAGGACCCTTCCCTAAGTTCTGAAGACAGGGCAAAAGATTTGATCTCCAGACTTACAGTTGAAGAGAAAGCTGCTTTGCTATGTGATCAGTCTGATGCAATACCCAGACTTGGAATCAAGAAGTTTAACTGGTGGAGTGAGGCCTTGCACGGATACGCCAATAATGACAGCGTTACTGTATTTCCACAACCTATTGGTATGGCAGCTTCCTTTAATGACGAGCTGGTCTATAGGATATTCGATGCAGTTTCAGATGAAGGTAGAGCCAAGTATCACCAGGCTATGCGCAGGGGAGAGCAAAACAGGAGATTTCTTAGCCTTTCGGTTTGGACTCCCAATGTCAATATTTTCAGGGATCCAAGATGGGGACGCGGGCAGGAAACCTATGGTGAGGACCCATATCTGATGACCCGAATGGGGCTTCAGGTTGTAAAGGGTTTACAAGGGCCAGAAGATGCTAAGTATCGTAAGCTTCTTGCCTGTGCCAAGCACTATTCAGTGCACTCCGGACCTGAATGGAGCAGACACGAACTTAATGTTACCGATGTTAGTCCAAGGGAGTTTTATGAGACCTATATGCCTGCATTTAAGGCATTGGTTCAGGAAGGTGATGTGCGTCAGGTAATGTGTGCATATCAGAGACTGGAGGATGAACCTTGCTGTAGTAATATCAGATTATTGCAACGCATACTACGTGACGAATGGGGTTTTAAATATCTGGTTGTTACGGACTGTGGTGCTATTACCGACTTCTACACAACACACAATGTTTCTTCAGACAGGATACATGCTGCTGCACGTGGACTTTTGGCCGGTGCTGACCTGGAATGTATCTGGGACAACTATTCATATAAGGATCTTCCAAAGGCATTGGAGATGGATCTGATTACAGAGGAGGATATGGACAGGAGCCTGATGAGGGTTCTTGTCGGACGCTTCGACTTAGGTGACTTTGATCCGGACTCTATCGTGCCATGGGCACAGATCCCTGAATCTGTGCTTAACAGTGAAAAGCATAAAAAGCTGGCCTATGAGATGGCTCAGCAGACGATGACTTTGTTGCACAACAGGAACAATATTCTGCCATTAAGCAAGAATATTAAGAAAGTTGCTGTTATTGGTCCCAATGCTGCTGACGAAAAGATGCTATGGGGTAATTACAACGGGACTCCTATTGAGACTATCTCCATCCTTGAAGGAATTCTTACAAAGGTTGACAAAAATCAGGTCTATTATGAAAAAGGGGTTGACCTTGTTGATGACAAAGTAACAATCAGCTATTTCGGACAGCTTTCATTTGAAGGTAAGCCCGGTTTTAAGGCTACATACTGGAATCATCCTGACTTTGAAGGGGAACCTGTAGCAGTTCAGCAGATTGTTAATCCTCTCAAGCAGACTGCTGCCGGTCAGCATGAATTTGCTCCCGGAGTTAAGCTCTTTGGCTTCTCTGCAGTTTATGAAACCGAGTTTATTCCTTCTGTTACTGAAGAAATAGTATTTAAGGGTGGTGCTACCGGTTTGTTTGAACTGATTGTCAATGGTGAGAAGATGGAGTCGTATGTCAACTGGCGCACTCTGACTTCAAGGATTCCACTGAAGGTTGAAAAGGGAAAGACTTACAGAATTGAGATTCGTTTTGCTCAGAGAGAAAACTGGGTAGCCAATATAGAATTTGATTTAGGCAGGGAGGAGAATGTTGACTATTCGGCGCTTGTAGAGAGACTTAAGGGTATCAATACAGTAATCTTTGTTGGGGGTTTGTCAGGTATGCTTGAAGGTGAAGAGATGCCGGTTTCCTATCCCGGATTTAAGGGTGGTGACCGCACCGATATCGAATTGCCAGCAGTTCAGCGCAACTGTCTGAAAGCCCTTAAAGCAGCCGGCAAGAAGATCATCTTTGTCAACTGTACAGGTTCTGCTATCACACTTGAACCAGAACTGGCAAGCTGTGAGGCGATACTACAGGCATGGTATCCGGGTGAGATGGGTGGTCTTGCTGTTGCCGATGTACTCTTTGGTGACTACAATCCAGGGGGTAAACTGCCCGTATCATTCTATCGCAGTTCTGACAATCTGGGAGATATCGAAGACTACTCAATGAAGGGACGTACCTACAGGTACACGAATGATGCACTTTTCCCCTTTGGTTACGGACTTAGCTACACCAAATTTGAGATAGGCAAAGCTCAGGTGGGCAAGACTGAGATTAGCAAGGATGAGACATTAAACTTTACAATTCCTGTTAAAAATGCCGGTAAGCGTAGCGGCACTGAGATAGTTCAGGTTTATATAAGAAAGATTGGTGATATTGATGGCCCGCTCAAGACTTTAAAGGCATTTCAAAGGGTAGAAATTGGTGCCGGAAAGACAGCTAATGTTGCCATTTCACTAGATCCTTCTGCTTTCGAGTTTTACAGTTGGGATGAAAGAGCAATGACAGTTGCTCCTGGAGAGTATGAGGTGCTGTATGGAAATAACTCTGTGGACAAGGACCTGAAGAGCTTTGTTGTGAGCGTTAAGTAA